A segment of the Peptoclostridium acidaminophilum DSM 3953 genome:
AGCGACCTCAAACATAAGCGAGATAGTGAGGCTTGCGCACTCCAGGGGGATGGTTGTGCTTGTAGATGAGGCTCATGGCACACATTTTGGATTTCACAAAGATATGCCAATGTCCGCAATGGATGCGGGTGCCGACATGAGCGCAGTCAGCATGCACAAGACTGGAGGATCGCTTACGCAAAGCTCTATGCTGCTTGTCAAAAACGGCATAGTTGACTCAAGGTCCGTTATGACTACAGTGCAGCTCATGATGACAACAAGCTCATCATACCTGTTGCTTGCAAGCCTCGATGCAGCAAGGAAGAATCTTGCAACCATGGGAGATGAGCTGGTAGGCAGGGCTCTCGAGCTGGCGAGGGATGCAAGGAATAGGATAAATTCAATAAAAGGCCTTTACGCCTTCGGCGGGGAGCTCATAAACGGAGACGATATTTTCGGATTTGATGAGACTAAGCTGGGAATATGCGTTTCTGGGATAGGTCTTTCCGGCTTTGAAGTATACGACCTGCTTAGAGAGAAGTACAACATACAAGTGGAGCTTGCCGACGGGAGCAATATACTGGCCATAGTCAGTTTGGGCGATACCAGGAGCGATATCGATGCACTTGTAGCGGCACTTGAAGACATAATAGCGAGTCATTCCGGCGGGAAGCGCCAAATAGAGCAACCAATACTAATAAATCCCTACGTAGTAATATCGCCCAGAGAGGCGTTCTATAGCCCCAAACGGACAGTAAGGCTTGAGGACGCGGAAGGGGAGGTAAGCGGAGAATCGCTTATGCTCTACCCGCACGGTATCCCAATATTTGCAATCGGTGAGAGGATAACGCGCGATATGATAGATTACATCAAATTCCTAAAAAAACAAAGCGCAGTGCTTGTTGGGACCGAGGACCCGGGCATAGAGCATATAAAAATATTGGGAATGTAATGCGAGCTTAAATAGCTGCAATGCTGACAATTCGATTATAGCGTCAAAATAAAAATAGAATCCATTGGGATTCTATTTTTTTATATTTTTCTAGTTTTCAAATGCCCTGGTCACCTTCTCGTCCACCTGGTATGAAATAAGTATGCGCTTTAGGTATTCAAGTGTTTTGCTCGAGGCCTCGTCAGCATTATACGATGCCTGGCCGTCCACAACACGCGAGAGAAGCGACTGGTATATGAGCATGCTCATCTCGTTTATGGCGTCAATATCATCAGCCCTTATATAGCCTTCAGCCACGCAGTCTTCGAGTATGGCCTTGTTCCTAGCATATATGTTTTTCTTTTGAAGCATCAGAAGTGTTGAATCCTTGTGCTCACCAAGCTCCTCCGAGAATATCTCATAGTACTGCTCAACTATGTCAGGAAGCGAGCAGCTGAATTTGTCGAAGAATATGGTGTAGAACACCTGAGGCCTTTCGAAGGAATACCTGCAGAAGGCGCTCCAAATGTTGAGATACTTTTCAAGAGAATTCCTGGCTCCCTTTGTATAAGATGAGAGATTCCTGGAGTACTCCCTCAGGTATTTCATGGATGCAAAAAACACAAGGTGCTCGAGATTTTCGAAATAGTTGTAAATAGTGGCGCTGTTGTAGCCGGCAATGTCTGAAACCTTTCTTATGGTAACATTTTCAAAGCCCTGTTCCTCTATTATTTTCTGTGTCGCCTCTATGAAATAGCTCATCATCCTTATTTTTTGCATTCTTTTCTTAACTTCGGAGGTCTTGCTGTACATTCTTTATCACCCTAAATAATTATTTTATTGAATTTCAAATGTGATTATAACACAAATGCAAGCTCCAACATATACGGGTGGAGTAATTTTTGAACAAAATAATTATTGTGAAATTTTTTTCTATAGATAAAACTAATGTCTAGAGTTTGCAAATACAGGAAAGTAGTATAAGAGTCCTTTGTAGTAATCATGATTATTATATAATTTTGGTTGCAAAATAAACGGAGTGGTGTATAATTATAACAAAGAGTAAAAGTTTCAAAAAAACTCTGAAAAATCAAATACGTTTCACAGACTGGATTTGAAAAAACCTGCAGGAGTTTTAAAGCAAATCTATCATTTTAAAGTATGAAGGGAGTGTCTGTTGATGAAATTGGAATTGGGTAATTTTTATGTTGAGGAAATCGTTTTCGGAGAAAAAACGTCATTCAAGGACGGCGTGCTTACTATAAACAAGCAGGAGGCTCTGGACTATGTTATGGAGGATGAGAACATAACACATGCTGAGCTTCACATAGTAAAACCTGGCGACATGGTAAGACTTTGCCCTGTCAAAGAGGCCATAGAGCCAAGGATCAAACTTGACGGCAGAACTTATTTCCCTGGAGTTACAGACGAAGAGCTTACAAGATGCGGAGAGGGAAGAACTCATGCCCTTAAAGGCTGCAGCGTTCTTGTGGTAGGCAAGCACTGGGGAGGCTTCCAGGATGGACTTATAGATATGGGCGGCGAGGGAGCAAAGTACACATACTATTCGACGCTTAAGAACATAGTTCTTGTGGGAGACACCAACGAGGACTTCGAAAAGAACGAGCAGCAAAAAAAGAACAAGGCGCTAAGATGGGCCGGTCACAAACTTGCTGAATATATAGGAAAAACAGTAAAGGACATGGAGCCTCAGGAAGTCGAGACATACGAGCTTGAGCCTGTCACACAAAGAAGCGAGGAAGTAACAAAGCTTCCAGGAGTAGTATTCGTAATGCAGCCTCAGTCTCAGATGGAGGAGCTCGGCTATAACGACATGGTTTACGGTTGGGACATGAACAGGATGGTTCCAACATACATGCATCCAAACGAGGTGCTTGACGGTGCGATTATTTCAGGAAGCTTCATGCCATGCTCTTCAAAATGGTCGACATACGACTTCCAAAACTTCCCGGCGTTAAAAAGGCTATACGCTGAGCACGGCAAGACTGTAAACTTCCTTGGCGTAATAATGTCAAACCTTAACGTGGCACTTCAGCAAAAGCAGCGTTCGGCTCTTTTCGTGGCACAAATGGCCAAGTCTCTTGGAGCTCAGGGAGCAATAGTGGCTGAGGAAGGCTATGGAAACCCTGATGCGGACTTTATAGCATGCATAGTGGCGCTCGAGAATGAAGGAATAAAAACAGTAGGTCTTACAAACGAGTGTACAGGTAGAGATGGTTTCTCGCAGCCTCTTGTTACTCTTGACGAGAAGGCAAATGCCATAGTTTCTTGCGGCAACGTATCCGAGCTTGTTGAGCTTCCGCCTATGCCAGTAGTTCTAGGAGAACTTGAGGCTCTTGCCAGAGATGGTCTTTCTGGTGGATGGGCAGGAGATGAGATACTCGGCTCTTCTGTGAAAGCTGACGGCTCTGTTATAATGGAAAACAATGCCATGTTCTGCGGAGACCAGGTTGTAGGCTGGTCTACAAAGACTATGAAGGAATTTTAGTACTCTAATATAATCCTGACGGAGGTGCGAATAGATGAAAAAAGCAATCTTATACTTGAACCAGTTCTTTGGACAGGTAGGCGGTGAAGACAAGGCTGATTACGAGCCTGAAATAATAAACGGACAAGTAGGCGCGGCTATGATGCTTAACGGAGTTCTAGAAGGTGCCGAGGTTACACACACGATAATATGTGGTGACAACTTCATGGGAACGTACAAGGATGAGGCCGTTAGTAGAATAATGGGATTCCTCGAGGACAAGGAGTTCGACATATTCCTTGCAGGACCGGCATTCCAGGCAGGAAGATACGGCGTGGCTTGTGGAGAAATATGCAAGGTAGTAAAAGAAAAGTACAACGTACCTGTAGTTACATCTATGCATGTTGAAAATCCTGGAGTTCAGATGTTCAAAAAGGACATGTACGTGATGATAGGCGGAAACAATGCAGGTAGAATGAGACAGGACATGAGCGCCATGGCTAAGGTGGCCAACAAGATTATTGCAGGAGAGAAAATCGGACCTGCAGACGAGGAAGGATTCTTCCCAAGAGGAAAGAGGCATCAGCACTGGAGAGAAGACGGAAAGCCTGCTTCTGAAAGAGTAGTTGATATGCTGCTTAAAAAGCTAAGCGGTGAAGAGTTCCAGACAGAGCTTCCAATACCTAAGTCAGACAGAGTAGAAATAGCTGCGCCTATAAAGGACCTTTCGAAGGCAACTATAGCTGTAGTTACTACAGGCGGAATAGTTCCTGTTGACAACCCTGACAGAATCCAATCGGCTTCAGCCACAAGATGGGGTATGTATGATGTGACAGGACTTGAAAGGCTTGAAGGTGGCGTTTACAAGACTATACACGCGGGCTTCGACCCTGCCGCTGCAGACGCTGATCCAAACGTTATAGTTCCACTTGACGCCCTTAGAGCATATGAGAAGGAAGGCAAGATAGGAAAGGTTCACGAGTACTTCTACTCTACAGTCGGAACTGGAACTACAGAGGCGGAAGCTGCAAGAATGGCCAAGGAAATAGTTGTAAAGCTTAAAGAAGGCGGAGTTGACGGCGTTATCATGACTTCTACCTGAGGCACGTGTACACGTTGCGGTGCAACGATGGTAAAAGAAATAGAAAGAGCCGGATTCCCAATAGTTCAAATGTGCAACCTTATCCCTGTTGCCTCTACAGTTGGAGCCAACAAAATAGTTCCTACAATATCAATACCATATCCTTTGGGAGATCCATCAACATCCAAGGAGCAGCAGTGGAAACTTAGGTACCACAGGGTTGGAACGGCTCTAGATGCTCTAACAGTAGATGTTCAGGAGCAGACAATATTCAAGGTGAAAATATAAAATCCAAACGCATTCCAAAATATAATTGAAAAAATAGAAAACAAAAAATCCAAACGCATTCCAAAATATAATTGAAAAATAGAAAATATAAGTGAGCGGTAAAAGAGAACGGAAAAAGTGAAAAATGTACGGAAAGCTTTAATCAGGAGTGATTGCATGATGCATCACTCCTGATTAGGCAATAATAAATATTGTATCTAAATAACCCCTTATATAATATACAATATAAACATGAGAAACTTATTAAAATGCAGAAAACATAGCAAATAATATGACGATAAGTTAAAAAAATAACTAAGTGTTAAAACTAACTTTGGCTAGCAAAAAAGGAGGAATTTAATTGGTATCATTAAATAATGAAGCTCCCCAAGTGAAAAAGCCAGACAACCAGGTGTATTATATATCAATGTTGATAGTTCTTGGAATAGTTGGATGGGGAATGATTTTCAAGGACAACTTTGCAACCTTTGCAAGCAACCTTCTTTCTTTTCTTTCAGAAACATTTGGATGGGCATATCTTATGTCCATGTTCGTGTTTGTAGTTTTTGCTGCAGGTCTTGCTTTTAGCAAATTTGGAAATGTAAAGCTTGGACCTGATGACTCAACGCCTGATTTCAGTACAAAATCGTGGTTTGCCATGCTCTTTGGCGCAGGTATGGGAATAGGCCTTGTTTTCTGGGGCGTCGCAGAGCCAATTTTTCATTATCTTGCACCGCTGGGGATAGAACCAGGCTCCAAGGAAGCTGTTGATTTTGCATTCAAGACATCATTCAAGCATTGGGGATTCCACCCATGGGCGAATTACAGTGTTATAGGACTGGCTCTTGCTTATATGCAATTCAGGAAGGGAAAGCCGGGCCTTATAAGCAGCATATTCATACCGATATTTGGAGAGGAAAGAGTTCAAGGGCCAATAGGTAAAACGATAGATATATTAGCTGTATTTGCAACGGTTGCCGGAGTGGCAACTTCGCTTGGTATGGGAACTCTTCAAATAGGAAGTGGAATCAGCTATATATTCGGCATAGAACAGACTAATATGATGAATATATTGATAATTGCTGTTGTTACAGTACTTTTCATATGGACTGCAGTAAGCGGAATAGATAAAGGAATTAAGATACTCGGAGATATTAACTTGGTTCTGGCGGGTACACTTCTTGTGGGAACATTCCTAATTGGGCCTAAGGTGGCTACAATGAATGCGTTTTCGAACGGCCTGGGACTATATCTAAACGATTTTCTGAAGGATTCACTCTCGATTAATGCATTTGGAGACAACAGCTGGCTTAAAAGCTGGACGGTATTTTACTGGGCGTGGTGGATTGCATGGGCTCCATTTGTTGGTTCGTTCATAGCGCGTATATCACGAGGTAGGACAATCAGAGAATTTGTGGGCGGAGTAATATTTGCGCCTGCAGTGGCATCTTTCGTATGGTTCGCAGTGTTTGGAGCTCTTGGAGTAGGACTTTCAGATAAGCTGGGTCTTGATGGTCTCAAGGCTGCAGTAGGTGCGCCTGAAACTGCATTGTTTGCAGTTATGCAACATTATAATTTGGGAACCCTGTTGTCTTTTGTTACGCTATTGCTTCTATGCACCTTCTTTATAACATCTGCAAACTCGGCTACATTTGTACTCGGAATGTTTACATCTGAAGGAGATCTCAATCCCTCGAATCAAAAGAAAATAATATGGGGACTCTTCCAATCGCTTCTTGCAACGGCACTTCTTCTAGCTGGAGGACTTCAGTCGCTTCAGACAATATCTGTAGCAGCGGCTTTTCCATTCATAGGAGTCATGCTTCTTGCGTGCGTATCACTTATAAAGGTGTTATTGGAGGATTCCAAGTCGACGAAATAAATTAAGGGCAGCTATATAACAAGCCAGGAGCTGATGGTGCAGTATATGTGTCTGTCACTGTTTCTGGCTTGTATATTGACAACAATTGTTAAAATATAAATAATGTTTCAAACTTGTGTGTTCGAGTATAAATATAGAGTGGATTATATGATAAATTTATGCGAAGAAGCGTGTTCATTAAAAAAGATAATTGTGACGTTTTTTTCAATTGAAAAGTATTCAACTATAAGCAATATTTTGATATATTTTAATATGATGATATTTATTTGACATTGTGTTATAAAATCACACCATGCATGAATAAAAATGCATAAATGAACAGGAGGGGTTTAAATGGAAAATGTATACGATTTGGCCATAATAGGTTCAGGTCCTGCAGGGCTGGCAGCAGCTCTATACGGAGCCAGAGCCAAGATGAAGACAATCATGATTGAAGGTCAGAAAGTCGGAGGACAAATAGTAATAACTCACGAGGTTGCAAACTACCCAGGCTCAGTAAGAGAAGCTACGGGTCCATCACTTATAGAGAGAATGGAAGAGCAGGCTAACGAGTTCGGTGCCGAGAAGGTAATGGACAAGATAGTAGACGTTGACCTTGACGGCAAGATAAAAGTAATAAAAGGCGAAAAAGCCGAGTACAAGGCAAAATCAGTAATACTTGCAACAGGAGCGGCTCCAAGACTTGCAGGCTGCCCTGGAGAGCAGGAGCTTACAGGCAAGGGAGTATCATACTGCGCAACTTGCGACGCTGACTTCTTCGAGGACATGGAAGTTTTCGTAGTAGGCGGAGGAGACACTGCTGTTGAAGAGGCTATGTACCTTGCGAAGTTTGCAAGAAAGGTTACAATAGTTCACAGAAGAGACGAGCTAAGAGCTGCCAAGTCTATACAGGAGAAGGCATTCAAGAATCCTAAGCTAGACTTCATGTGGAACTCTGCAATAGAAGAAATAAAGGGAGACGGCATAGTTGAATCTGCAGTATTCAAGAACCTTGTTACTGGAGAGACTACAGAGTACTTTGCAAACGAAGAAGACGGCACATTCGGAATATTCGTATTCATAGGCTACATACCAAAGAGCGACGTATTCAAGGGCAAGATAACGCTTGACGATGCAGGATATA
Coding sequences within it:
- a CDS encoding aminotransferase class I/II-fold pyridoxal phosphate-dependent enzyme, which produces MNKLKSQSSTPILDALVECCDKETIHFDVPGHKGGKGLAYFDTILREKGLRLDINSAKPVDLLNNPSGVIKQAQALAAETFNADHCFFMVGGTTAAVHAMIMSTCKPGEKIIVPRNSHESVIKGLVLSGAVPIYVQPGISKRLGITNGVSMADIKEAINRNRDARAVLLMNPTYYGATSNISEIVRLAHSRGMVVLVDEAHGTHFGFHKDMPMSAMDAGADMSAVSMHKTGGSLTQSSMLLVKNGIVDSRSVMTTVQLMMTTSSSYLLLASLDAARKNLATMGDELVGRALELARDARNRINSIKGLYAFGGELINGDDIFGFDETKLGICVSGIGLSGFEVYDLLREKYNIQVELADGSNILAIVSLGDTRSDIDALVAALEDIIASHSGGKRQIEQPILINPYVVISPREAFYSPKRTVRLEDAEGEVSGESLMLYPHGIPIFAIGERITRDMIDYIKFLKKQSAVLVGTEDPGIEHIKILGM
- a CDS encoding TetR/AcrR family transcriptional regulator, with translation MYSKTSEVKKRMQKIRMMSYFIEATQKIIEEQGFENVTIRKVSDIAGYNSATIYNYFENLEHLVFFASMKYLREYSRNLSSYTKGARNSLEKYLNIWSAFCRYSFERPQVFYTIFFDKFSCSLPDIVEQYYEIFSEELGEHKDSTLLMLQKKNIYARNKAILEDCVAEGYIRADDIDAINEMSMLIYQSLLSRVVDGQASYNADEASSKTLEYLKRILISYQVDEKVTRAFEN
- a CDS encoding glycine/sarcosine/betaine reductase component B subunit, producing MKLELGNFYVEEIVFGEKTSFKDGVLTINKQEALDYVMEDENITHAELHIVKPGDMVRLCPVKEAIEPRIKLDGRTYFPGVTDEELTRCGEGRTHALKGCSVLVVGKHWGGFQDGLIDMGGEGAKYTYYSTLKNIVLVGDTNEDFEKNEQQKKNKALRWAGHKLAEYIGKTVKDMEPQEVETYELEPVTQRSEEVTKLPGVVFVMQPQSQMEELGYNDMVYGWDMNRMVPTYMHPNEVLDGAIISGSFMPCSSKWSTYDFQNFPALKRLYAEHGKTVNFLGVIMSNLNVALQQKQRSALFVAQMAKSLGAQGAIVAEEGYGNPDADFIACIVALENEGIKTVGLTNECTGRDGFSQPLVTLDEKANAIVSCGNVSELVELPPMPVVLGELEALARDGLSGGWAGDEILGSSVKADGSVIMENNAMFCGDQVVGWSTKTMKEF
- the grdH gene encoding betaine reductase selenoprotein B, with product MKKAILYLNQFFGQVGGEDKADYEPEIINGQVGAAMMLNGVLEGAEVTHTIICGDNFMGTYKDEAVSRIMGFLEDKEFDIFLAGPAFQAGRYGVACGEICKVVKEKYNVPVVTSMHVENPGVQMFKKDMYVMIGGNNAGRMRQDMSAMAKVANKIIAGEKIGPADEEGFFPRGKRHQHWREDGKPASERVVDMLLKKLSGEEFQTELPIPKSDRVEIAAPIKDLSKATIAVVTTGGIVPVDNPDRIQSASATRWGMYDVTGLERLEGGVYKTIHAGFDPAAADADPNVIVPLDALRAYEKEGKIGKVHEYFYSTVGTGTTEAEAARMAKEIVVKLKEGGVDGVIMTSTUGTCTRCGATMVKEIERAGFPIVQMCNLIPVASTVGANKIVPTISIPYPLGDPSTSKEQQWKLRYHRVGTALDALTVDVQEQTIFKVKI
- a CDS encoding BCCT family transporter, translated to MVSLNNEAPQVKKPDNQVYYISMLIVLGIVGWGMIFKDNFATFASNLLSFLSETFGWAYLMSMFVFVVFAAGLAFSKFGNVKLGPDDSTPDFSTKSWFAMLFGAGMGIGLVFWGVAEPIFHYLAPLGIEPGSKEAVDFAFKTSFKHWGFHPWANYSVIGLALAYMQFRKGKPGLISSIFIPIFGEERVQGPIGKTIDILAVFATVAGVATSLGMGTLQIGSGISYIFGIEQTNMMNILIIAVVTVLFIWTAVSGIDKGIKILGDINLVLAGTLLVGTFLIGPKVATMNAFSNGLGLYLNDFLKDSLSINAFGDNSWLKSWTVFYWAWWIAWAPFVGSFIARISRGRTIREFVGGVIFAPAVASFVWFAVFGALGVGLSDKLGLDGLKAAVGAPETALFAVMQHYNLGTLLSFVTLLLLCTFFITSANSATFVLGMFTSEGDLNPSNQKKIIWGLFQSLLATALLLAGGLQSLQTISVAAAFPFIGVMLLACVSLIKVLLEDSKSTK
- the trxB gene encoding thioredoxin-disulfide reductase, producing the protein MENVYDLAIIGSGPAGLAAALYGARAKMKTIMIEGQKVGGQIVITHEVANYPGSVREATGPSLIERMEEQANEFGAEKVMDKIVDVDLDGKIKVIKGEKAEYKAKSVILATGAAPRLAGCPGEQELTGKGVSYCATCDADFFEDMEVFVVGGGDTAVEEAMYLAKFARKVTIVHRRDELRAAKSIQEKAFKNPKLDFMWNSAIEEIKGDGIVESAVFKNLVTGETTEYFANEEDGTFGIFVFIGYIPKSDVFKGKITLDDAGYIITDDNMKTNVEGVFAAGDIRVKSLRQVVTACADGAIAATQAEKYVEANFEE